AAACGTGCCTCACAGTTTTACCCCTACCTATAAGCTGATGACTCCCAAAGTTGAATCTCCACTCCAGACCGCCCTTCAAATCCAAACCAACATATCCATCTTCCTACTAGACACCTCTATACAGATGTACAAGAGGTAAACTGAAGTTTAGTATGCCCCAACTGAATTCACCATCTTGCTCAGACTCATATTCCCCCCAAATAACACATCAACAAGAAAACACTATTTTGAATTTGGTGTCTCAGGTAAAGGTTTCACCCAGCTAattttctctccctcactcccttctccCTGTTTCAAGTTGTTTTCCCATCCTGTCAATTTTACttcctaaattttaatttttgcgtTCTTGAGGCAAACATGGAATGAACAGCAACCTGATGAAAtcatcaaaaataagaataaggaaatacaagaaacaataATGTAAAATAAGGTTCTATAGAGTCTATAGTGAGATCCATATTCTTATTCTTGATATCTGTAATTAGTGTCTGTTTTTCTTCGTGGTCAGTGTGGTTAGGGTTATTcaactttattatcttttaacagattcagcttttggtttcatcgattttctcattgtttttctgtttacagATTCATCGATTGCtgctcttcattatttctttccttctactttgctttgggtttaatttgctcatttttctagtttcataaGATGGACCCTTAAGTTATTGATTTAAGACTGTCTTCTTTTCTAATGCaaacatttaatgctataaatttccctctaagcattgcTTTAGATACATCCCACacattttaatattgtattttttcattttcattacataaatatttagggctttgtgggccatacggtctgtgttgcaactactcagttctgacactgtagcatgaaagcagccatagataatatgtaaatgaatggcattgctgtgcttcaataaaatattactttttgtgcaatttataatttgtatttgaaAGCTGGATATTGTGTGTAGCACAGTTGGGACTGGGATAAATAGTatttatgcccagaagtggatATACATCTTCATTTGCCAGGCCTTTAGTGAGGGGGGTTAAGTCAGCTCAATCAGTAGCTGAGCTAGGTTTGGCTTTTGTTGTTGCTAGGCTTACCTTCAGTGTACCATCAGCTTTAAATTCCTCTGGCATTATCTTGTGCTttggggcggggcagggagggctggttttcttaatttctgtgccATCCTCAGCTTTAGGCATTCTCTTTGCACCTGCACCTCAGAGAATGTCTCTCTGTAACCTTGCTTCTCTCCAATGGTACACTGTTTTTGCTTGTTATTCAGTGCTCAGCAATCtggtggttgtgtgtgtgtggagggggtgttCCTCTGTTGTCCAGGTCCAGGctcaatctttttgtttttaataaatttatttgtttattttagttttggctgtgttgggtctttgctgcgcacgggctttagtttcggcgagcaggggctactctttgttgcaccaCGTGGGCTtctcgcggtggcttctcttgttgcagatcactggctctaggtgcaagggttagagtagttgtggcacgtgggctcaggagctgtggctcacgggctctagagcgcaggctcagtagctgtggcgcatgggcttagttgctctgcggcatgtgggatcttcacggaccagggctcaaacccatgtccctgcctcgtcaggcggattcttaagcactgcgccaccagggaagcccaccagcctCAATCTTAAGCAAACCTCGTGTCCCTGGGTCTCAGTGGTGGGGCTCTCTCAGTGTGTCTGTCCCTCTCCTTGATGTAGATCTCTAATGGTTGGGCCCAGGATAATTTCCTGTTCTTCCTTCAGGTTAGaggtttgctgttgtttttcactTCCCCTGTGATCTCAGCTTTCTGAAGGACTCACGAATATTTACGATTTTGTATATTATCTGGCTGCTTACTGTTAGGTTGGAAATACTTTTATCTAGCCATCTATAACCCACTCAGAAATAAGAAATGCTCCAATTTTCTTTATGCTCTAGTTGTAAATTACACCTTAAATTCTACACATTCGATTTCTTTAACAGATATAAGGCTATTCTGGTTTTCCCTTCGTGAGTCAGTTTGGCCAATTGTATTTTTCAAGGCACTGCTCCATTTTAGAACAATTATCGGTATAAGTTTTCCATAATATCTTCctatctttttaatgtttgagTAATAAATCTTTGAGTTTTAAATTGTAATAcgtatttcatttacttttaatgtaaGGATTGATGTCGCTTCATTTATAAGTTGACTATATTGCTATTTGCTTTTGGTTGGTCCCATATTTTCTTTGTTCCCTTAccccttatttccttcttttggattaagaAAGGGTATTCTTAttattgcattttctccattagcATTTTAATGataactttctgtatttttagaaTAAAGATGCATTTTTGACTTCTTAGGGGATCTTTTTCTCCTAGTCAAACTTAAATTGATGTTTTCACCACTTCTAAAACACTGGAAGGTTTCAACAGTTTAATTCCGTTTACATCCTTCTGCTTTTTGTGCTAttgttatattttacttctatattGTATAAAATCACCTAATATAATTATTGTGACTTTATTTGTATAAAACCACCTAATATAATTAATACCCTTTTACAATTACCCACTTATTTACCCCTTCTGTATGCTTCATTCCTTCCTGCATTTCATGCTTCTCTCGGGAATCATTTTCCTTCAATGTGAAGAACTTTAAGTACTTTTTGTAGTATGTATCTGCTACTAAgaaattctttgctttttttccctaacaacgtctttgttttacattattttggaaggatattttcactacATATAAAATGCTGGGATTCACTGGGTTTGAAAtttcctttcagtactttaaaatgtcattgcATTAACTTCAGGCTTCCATAGTTTCTGGTGcaatacatttctaatttttcttttgtcagtAATATGTAGTTTTTGCTCTTACAACTTTTAAGAATTTACTTGGTTCTCAGAAGTTTGACGACAGTTGCCAGACgtggttttgtgtttattttggggtTCATCGAGCTTCGTGACTCTGAAGCCTGATTCCTTCAACAATTTTGGAAGTTTCTTGACCATCacctctttaaatatttcctgattCTTCATAGGTCTCATAATGTTTTACTCTATGAAGAATGTCATGTATAAGAAAACCATAGAAACTAAAATCGATGTTATTTTGAACAGAAGACAGCTTGCTCTTTCCTATGTTATGCAGATAGGATATGGGGCAGGTCACCTTGATCCAGTCAGGAACTGAGTGCAGCTGGCATTCAGCGGCACCTTCAGTTAGACATAGTCTTCCTCTAGTTACAAGTTTCTCAAGGACAAGACCTGTGATGTGTTTGTGGTAGAGCCTTCATTCTAGTGGGACTTTCTCCCCTAAGCACCTGCTCCCAAATGAGACTGTGGTGTATATCTGTGGGCTCTTCTAGCCCAGTCCTCTAGCCCACCATGCCCCCTAATCACTCAGCAGACATCCCGCAAGGAAAACCAGCCACACATCAGGGGTATTTACAGATTCCAGTTGGTCACACTGGCCTACGTGTCAGGTGCTCCACTGGTTTCCCTTCCCCTAGGAGGGTCCCGCTGCTGATGCTACCCTAATCTTCAGCCTTGGCCTAGACCTGACAAATGCTCCCAGAGAAGTACACAGTTGGTCATCTCAGCTCATCTAGGAAGGGCACCCCTGTCTCTCtaattttagttctttgcttccattaaaaagagattttttaaaatttacgtATTTTTTTAAGCTGTGTCAGTGGAAGTAATGGCTTTCTGCCATCTGCTATATCCTATCTGGTAGCAGAACTGAACAATTTTTACTGGCTACTAGAAAAATGTTAAGCTCCTCAGTCTGACAACCAAGACTTCACAATCTGATCTCAACCTACATTTTTAGAACTATACACCAATCTCTCAGATATTGAAATTCCCTGGTTCCCACCATGTTCACTGAACAACCCTAAATTATAGAAATCTGATGTATGAGTTCCTGGAAAGCAAGAacttctctttattgatatttttatacttaatGCCTAAGATTGTACCTTGAATATAGTGTACACATTCAGAACATAGAGAAAAGAACCCACTGAATTGACAAAGATCAAAAAAGCTGAGTCCAAATGAAGAGTTTAGGCTTAAAAAGGACTTTTTTGTCTTTCACACACTGAATAAATAGTCAGTGCCCACTATGAGCTAGTAGGCATTGTAAAAGGTTTCTGGAAATAGAATGCTGAGATAAGAATAGACAtagttcctgccttcatggaacacTGAAACTAATCTAATGATAAATAACAGGCAGATGCTTTGAGAACTTACATAGGGGACTTTTACCTAGCCTGCAAACTGGATGAGTGTCAGTGAAGCCTTTTTAGAGTGATAACTGAGTTGAGAGCTATAGGTTGAATATGCATTAATCAGggtaaagaggcaggaaaaattcCTCACAGGTAACATAGTATCTTGGAAagctctgtgacaagagaagcctggtacttccaagaaataaaaatgtcctaTGAGATGTAACTGTAAGAGTGCAAAGGGCATTACAGtgaaaacaaatcagaaaagaaagcagggagaAAACAATGAAGGGATTTTggtaaacattaaatataatggGAAAATATAACAGCAGTTTTAGCAGGGAGGTGACAGGATtagatctgcattttaaaaaggtcatattgctcaacatcactaagtatttagagaaatgcaaatcaaaactacaatgaggtaccacctcacgccagtcagaatggccacgaTTAAAAagtctatggggcttccctggtggcggagtggttgggagtccgcctgccaatgcaggggacacgggttcgtggcccggtctgggaagatcccacatgccacggagtggctggactagtgagccatggccgctgagcctgcgcgtccagagcctgtgctccgcaatgggagaggccacaacagtgagaggtccgcgtaccgcaaaaataaaaaagtctatgaataaaacatgctggagagggtgtgcagaaaagggaagcctcctacactgttgatgggaatgtaagttggtgcagccctatggaaaacagtgtggcagttcctcagaaaactaaaagtagaattaccatgatccagcaatcccactcatgggcatatatccagacaaaactctaattcagaaagatacatgcacccctatgttcatagcagcactattcacagtagccaaatcatggaaacaacctaaatgtccatcgacagatgaatggataaagaagatgtggtacacatatacaatggaatactactcagccataaaaaagaacaaaataatgccatttgcagcaatatggatgcaaccagagattatcatactaagtgaaataacacagaaagagaaagacaaatactatgtggtatcatttatatgtggaatctaaaatatggcacaaatgaacctatctacaggaCAGAAACAGATtgacagacatggagaacagacttgtgtttgtcacggggggtgggggatgggggagggatggactgggagttcgggattagcagatgtaaacttcttttctttttttaaaaatttattttggatgCACCagttcttagctgcagcatgcagtcttcccagttgtggcatgtgaacactGAGCTGCGGCATCTacgcgggatctagtttcccgatgagggatggaacccggggcccctgccttgggagcacagagtcctacccactggaccaccagagaagtcccaacagatgtaaactatttcatataggatggataaacaacaaggtcctactgtatagcatggggaactatagtTAATATCCTgtcaataaaccataatggaaaagaatattaaaaaaaagaatgtctgtatgtgtataactgagtcactttgctgtacagcattgcaaatcaacgatacttcaattaaaaaataaaataaaataaaaaataaatagtacataAAAAGGTCATCTTGGCTAAAGTTAGAAAACAGATCAGAGATGCAAAAGCTAGAGTAGATACAAACATAACCATTAGGAAGCTGCTGCATTCTTCTAGGTTCTGGTCACGACGGAAAGCAGATAAACACCAGAAATTTTAGCAGGTTAAGAAAAACAATCAATAGAACTTTTTATATATcccctttccttctcatttttctcatttaacttaattCACATCTTTATGTTTCCCTCAAGTTGTGACTCAACTAGTCTCTTGCTTCGTAGACTGGTTCAACTAAATCAACTAAATGGTTtaaagagttaaaaacaaaaacaccttattaaaatcagaagagtgggactgggattgacatatacacactaatatgtataaaatggataactaataagaatcttctgtataaaacataaattaaaaaaattcaaaaattcaaaaaacaaaaacaaaaaaacccagaagagtgGGGAGAAAAATAGGTAAAGCAAACAGTTTCTTGATATTTACTTAAATGTTGTTATTCCTTCCATTTTACCACTATATGCTCAAAATTATTCCTTGGGCTTCAgactctgaggtggaagaacacTGCCATACAGAGGATATTTTCCCAAACATTCAGCTGTGGGACAAGGCACGTCAGAATTTTCATAAATCCTTGTGGTTCCATGTGGGCAATGATGTCGCCTATGCAAACATAAATAACTTATCATAGTTTAACTCACATGAGCAATTGTATATACACATTGCAGAGAAAACGATGTTCTGAGATAGATGGTTGTTTTGACTGATATAGTGAAAGACATTTGAAAAGATTTAGTTacatagtatgaaaaaaaaagattcaaacagcaagatgaaaaagtaaCAGATGCAGGTCAAAATTTCCCTGAAGGGGTCTCTTGACAATCTTGACCCTCCTAAAGAGAGGCAATGTATTGAAATATTAATGAGTTTCTtctccttgtttttttcccctcctttatttCAAGCAGGTAGTCAGGTCCCTGATATTTCCTTCTTGCAGGACTTTTGGAAGGGCCGAGGATAAAAGCTGCCTGAAGTCAACACgttctcttgtctttttatttatttttatttttattttttatttttttgctggtatgcggacctctcactgttgtggcttctcccgttgtgagtacaggctccggacgcacaggctcatgggcccagccgctccgaggcatgtgggatgaaccgtgtcccctgcatcggcaggcggattctcaaccactgcgccaccaggaaagccctctcctGTCTTTATAAAAACAATTCATGAAGAGATGAAATCAGATGTCCTTCTGGAAATGAGGTCCTAAGAGGAAACAGATGGTCCTGGACtgcaaaagagggaagaggggacgattccccagagagaggaaggaggtagaaGATGAGGGGGAGGGAGTTCTTAGAAGAGCGGGGGTCTTTGCCTCATTCTAACAGTGTTCCAGGAGGTGGCCAGATATCAAGAGTTGGCTAGGTGGAACCCTAGTGGCTCTCAGCTTTGCCAAGATTCTTGTACATCAAACataaacttcagggcttccctggtggcgcagtggttgagagtctgcctgccgatgcaggggacaagggttcgtgccccggtccgggaagattccacatgcctcggagtggctaggcccttgagccatggctgctgagtcttcgcgtccggagcctgtgctccacaacaggagaggccacagcagtgacaggactgtgtaccgcaaaaagaaaaacataaacttcAAAGCAGCAGTGGCACCACTCTTGAAGGGATTATGCGAACTTCAGCAAGAGACATTTCAGTGGGAAGCATTACCAATGTTTAAAGCCCAGAGAAGATTCCTCTTGCATTGGCAATGCCTCTGCTCCCTGGATGTAAAATTTTACTGCTTGGAGGAAAGGTAGCCTCCAACATA
This DNA window, taken from Kogia breviceps isolate mKogBre1 chromosome 11, mKogBre1 haplotype 1, whole genome shotgun sequence, encodes the following:
- the LOC136792078 gene encoding LOW QUALITY PROTEIN: stabilizer of axonemal microtubules 1-like (The sequence of the model RefSeq protein was modified relative to this genomic sequence to represent the inferred CDS: substituted 2 bases at 2 genomic stop codons); the protein is CGCEGAVELTPGARSMTTWCVCHICSCGRHHCPHGTTRIYENSDVPCPTAECLGKYPLYGSVLPPQSLKPKEXFXAYSGKMEGITTFK